Proteins encoded by one window of Papio anubis isolate 15944 chromosome 7, Panubis1.0, whole genome shotgun sequence:
- the SYNE2 gene encoding nesprin-2 isoform X10 yields MIFSHQQVKKLKETFAFIQQLDKNMSNLRTWLARIESELSKPVVYDVCDDQEIQKRLAEQQDLQRDIEQHSAGVESVFNICDVLLHDSDACANETECDSIQQTTRSLDRRWRNICAMSMERRMKIEETWRLWQKFLDDYSRFEDWLKSAERTAACPNSSEVLYTSAKEELKRFEAFQRQIHERLTQLELINKQYRRLARENRTDTASRLKQMVHEGNQRWDNLQRRVTAVLRRLRHFTNQREEFEGTRESILVWLTEMDLQLTNVEHFSESDADDKMRQLNGFQQEITLNTNKIDQLIVFGEQLIQKSEPLDAVLIEDELEELHRYCQEVFGRVSRFHRRLTSCTPGLEDEKEASENETDMEDHREIQTDSWRKRGESEEPSSPQSLCHLVAPGHERSGCETPVSVDSIPLEWDHTGDVGGSSSHEEDEEGPYYSALSDVEIPENPEAYLKMTTKTLKASSGKSISDGHSWHVPDSPSCPEHHYKQMEGDRNVPPVPPASSTPYKPPYGKLLLPPGTDGGKEGPRVLNGSPQQEDGRLAGVTGQQSGAFDRWALIQAQELHNKLKMKQNLQQLNSDISAITTWLQKTEAELEMLKMAKPPSDIQEIELSVKRLQEILKAFDTYKALVVSVNVSSKEFLQTESPESTELQSRLRQLSLLWEAAQGAVDSWRGGLRQSLMQCQDFHQLSQNLLLWLASAENRRQKAHVTDPKADPQALLECRRELMQLEKELVERQPQVDLLQETSNSLLIKGHGEDYIEAEEKVHVIEKKLKQLREQVSQDLMSLQGTQNPTPPLPSFDEVDSGDQLPTASVPAPRAKQFRAARTTEGEEETESRVPGSTRPQRSFLSRVIRAAVPLQLLLLLLLLLACLLPSSEEDYSCTQANNFARSFYPMLRYTNGPPPT; encoded by the exons ATGATTTTTTCTCATCAACA GGTGAAGAAGTTGAAGGAGACCTTTGCTTTTATTCAGCAGTTGGACAAAAACATGAGCAACCTTCGCACCTGGTTGGCTCGAATTGAGTCTGAGCTTTCCAAGCCTGTTGTTTATGATGTCTGCGATGATCAAGAGATCCAGAAGAGGCTCGCTGAGCAGCAG GATCTACAGCGAGATATTGAACAACACAGCGCAGGGGTGGAGTCTGTGTTTAACATCTGTGACGTTCTACTGCACGACTCCGATGCCTGTGCAAATGAGACTGAGTGCGACTCGATCCAGCAGACCACCAGGAGCCTGGACAGACGCTGGAGGAACATTTGTGCCATGTCCATGGAGCGGCGCATGAA AATCGAGGAGACGTGGCGCCTGTGGCAGAAGTTTTTAGACGACTATTCCCGCTTTGAGGACTGGCTCAAGTCAGCGGAGAGGACGGCGGCCTGCCCAAATTCCTCAGAGGTGTTGTACACGAGTGCCAAAGAGGAACTGAAGAGGTTTGAG GCCTTTCAGCGGCAGATTCACGAGCGGCTCACTCAGCTGGAGCTCATCAACAAGCAGTACCGGCGGCTGGCCCGGGAGAACCGCACAGACACAGCCAGCCGGCTGAAGCAGATGGTCCACGAAGGCAACCAGCGCTGGGACAACCTCCAGAGGCGGGTCACGGCCGTCCTGCGGAGACTCAGG CATTTCACCAACCAGAGGGAAGAATTCGAGGGCACCAGGGAGAGCATTCTGGTGTGGCTCACAGAGATGGACCTGCAGCTGACCAATGTGGAGCACTTCTCAGAGAGCGACGCCGATGACAAGATGCGCCAGCTGAAT GGCTTCCAACAGGAAATTACATTAAATACCAACAAGATTGATCAGCTCATTGTGTTTGGGGAGCAGCTGATTCAAAAGAGCGAGCCCCTGGATGCCGTGCTGATTGAGGATGAGCTGGAGGAGCTCCACCGCTACTGCCAGGAGGTGTTCGGAAGGGTCTCCCGGTTCCACCGGCGGCTCACCTCCTGCACTCCG GGTTTGGAAGATGAAAAGGAGGCCTCTGAGAATGAAACGGACATGGAAGACCACAGAGAGATCCAGACTGATTCTTGGCGTAAAAGGGGAGAGAGCGAGGAACCGTCATCTCCTCAGTCCCTGTGTCATCTAGTGGCCCCGGGGCACGAGCGGTCTGGCTGCGAGACCCCTGTCAGCGTGGACTCCATCCCCTTGGAGTGGGACCACACAGGCGACGTGGGGGGCTCCTCCTCTCATGAAGAGGACGAGGAGGGTCCATACTACAGCGCACTGTCAG ATGTAGAAATCCCTGAAAATCCTGAGGCATATCTTAAAATGACCACAAAAACTTTGAAAGCGTCTTCTG GTAAATCCATTTCGGATGGCCACTCATGGCATGTTCCTGACAGCCCTTCCTGTCCCGAGCATCACTACAAGCAAATGGAAGGTGACAGGAATGTTCCACCTGTTCCCCCCGCATCCAGCACCCCTTATAAACCACCCTAT GGAAAGCTGCTATTACCGCCAGGCACGGATGGTGGCAAAGAAGGCCCGCGAGTCTTGAATGGCAGTCCACAGCAGGAAGACGGGAGACTGGCCGGTGTCACAGGGCAGCAGTCAG GTGCCTTTGACAGATGGGCGCTGATTCAAGCACAAGAGCTTCacaataaactcaaaatgaaacaaaatttgcaACAGCTGAACTCTGATATCAGCGCCATCACCACTTGGCTGCAAAAAACTGAAGCAGAGCTGGAAATGTTAAAGATGGCAAAGCCTCCCTCTGATATCCAGGAAATAGAACTGAGTGTGAAGAGACTGCAG GAGATATTGAAAGCCTTTGACACCTACAAGGCATTAGTGGTCTCTGTCAACGTGAGCAGCAAGGAATTTCTGCAAACCGAGAGCCCCGAATCCACAGAGCTCCAAAGTAGACTCCGCCAGCTGAGCCTGCTCTGGGAAGCGGCACAGGGCGCAGTGGACAGCTGGAGAGGGGGCTTACGACAGTCGCTCATGCAGTGCCAG GACTTCCACCAGTTGAGTCAAAATCTGCTGCTGTGGTTAGCGAGTGCCGAGAACCGGAGGCAGAAGGCTCATGTCACCGATCCGAAGGCCGACCCCCAGGCTCTCCTGGAGTGTCGGAGGGAACTAATG CAACTGGAAAAGGAGCTGGTAGAACGTCAGCCTCAAGTGGACTTGCTGCAGGAAACTTCAAACAGCCTTCTCATTAAGGGACATGGAGAAGACTACATTGAAGCTGAAGAAAAGGTGCATGTTATTGAGAAGAAACTCAAACAGTTACGAGAGCAAGTGTCCCAAGATTTAATGTCCTTGCAGGGAACCCAG AACccaaccccacccctgcccagctTCGATGAGGTAGACTCAGGGGACCAGCTTCCCACGGCATCCGTGCCAGCTCCCCGAGCAAAG CAGTTCAGAGCAGCGAGAACTACAGAAGGCgaggaggagacagagagcaG GGTCCCCGGCAGTACACGGCCACAGCGCTCCTTCCTCTCGAGAGTGATCCGGGCAGCCGTGCCCCTgcagctgctgctcctgctgctgctgctcctggccTGCCTTCTGCCCTCCTCCGAAGAAGACTACAGCTGCACTCAGGCAAACAACTTTGCCCGGTCTTTTTACCCCATGCTGAGGTACACCAACGGGCCACCCCCGACATAG